From one Gallionella capsiferriformans ES-2 genomic stretch:
- the recR gene encoding recombination mediator RecR yields the protein MALSYLDELISALRCLPGVGPKSAQRMAYHLLQRDRKGALHLATSLERAAENVQHCSRCNNFSELPVCGLCASAARDESLLCVVEMPADQLMIEQTQCFRGMYYVLMGRLSPLDGIGAKELQLDNLVRRVQQHPCEVILATNFTVEGDATAHYLATLLQSLGVKVSRIARGLPVGGELEQVDSGTLAQAVLERREL from the coding sequence ATGGCGCTTTCGTATCTCGATGAGCTGATTTCCGCGTTGCGCTGTCTGCCGGGCGTAGGACCGAAATCGGCTCAGCGCATGGCCTATCATCTGCTGCAGCGCGACCGCAAGGGGGCGTTGCATTTGGCTACCTCACTGGAACGTGCCGCGGAAAATGTCCAGCATTGCTCGCGCTGCAATAATTTCTCCGAGTTGCCGGTGTGCGGTTTGTGTGCCTCCGCCGCGCGCGACGAGAGTTTGTTGTGCGTTGTGGAGATGCCGGCTGACCAGTTGATGATAGAGCAGACGCAGTGTTTTCGCGGCATGTATTACGTGCTGATGGGCAGGTTGTCGCCCCTCGATGGGATCGGCGCGAAGGAGTTGCAACTGGATAATCTGGTCAGGCGTGTGCAGCAACACCCTTGTGAAGTGATACTGGCGACCAATTTTACCGTGGAGGGCGATGCGACTGCGCATTATTTGGCAACCCTTTTGCAGTCCTTAGGTGTTAAAGTGTCGCGTATTGCGCGTGGTTTGCCGGTTGGCGGCGAACTGGAGCAGGTGGATAGTGGGACATTGGCGCAAGCCGTGCTAGAAAGACGTGAGTTATGA
- a CDS encoding YbaB/EbfC family nucleoid-associated protein: MMKGGLGGLMKQAQQMQKNMQQAQAELATIEVVGQAASGLVKVTMSCAHEVRRVALDDSVLADKEMLEDLIVLALNDAVKQVAATTEQRMSGFGAGMGLPPGMKLPF; the protein is encoded by the coding sequence ATGATGAAGGGCGGATTGGGCGGCTTGATGAAACAGGCGCAGCAAATGCAGAAAAATATGCAGCAGGCGCAGGCCGAATTGGCGACCATCGAGGTTGTCGGTCAAGCGGCTTCAGGGCTGGTCAAAGTCACCATGAGTTGTGCGCATGAAGTGCGCCGCGTAGCTCTCGATGACAGCGTGCTGGCGGATAAGGAAATGCTCGAAGATCTGATCGTACTGGCGCTTAACGATGCGGTTAAACAAGTCGCCGCGACGACAGAGCAGCGCATGAGCGGTTTTGGTGCAGGCATGGGCCTGCCGCCCGGGATGAAGCTGCCCTTTTAA